DNA from Salmo trutta chromosome 14, fSalTru1.1, whole genome shotgun sequence:
TCAGTTTTTCTCAAAAAGATATCCCCTTCAAAGCATTTGCTAAGTGTTCCTCCAACCAATACTAAATGTCCTCCTTCACCAATCACACTATTGTAACTTCATTGTCCATCTCTCCCTCAGACAATCTGTACAGTATGGGTGCAACAGAGGCTGCTTCCTCTACAACCACCTCCACCGGTGACGCCTCCACAGAGCCAGACGCCAGCGGCAACACCACCGGCTACGGCACCTTCTACCCCGAATCATCCTACACCACACCGGCCATAACCGCCTCCGCCACCTCGGCCGCCATGACCGCCCAAGCCCAGGTCGGTGCATCTTCCCTGGGTGCCTACCAGTCGGTGCCCCCTCCCCTGGACCAGCAGAGCCCCTATAGTTATGGCTACGGAGGGGATAAGAAGAGTCTGCTGACTGCAGCTCAGGCTCAAGCCCAACAGACCCAGCAACAACAGGTGGACTACTCTATGTACAGTACAGCCTACCCCAGCTCTGTCACCGGGGGCCAAATGTACAGTTACGGTGAGTGGAAAGCTATATAAGGGGCCAAAGgaggccctacacactcacacgcatTCATACACTGGTAACTGCCCGATgtaacagtgccttcagaaagtattcttactgatgatgatgatgatgatgatgatgatgatactaataataataatgatgatgtgtggggtacagagatgaggcagtcattcaaaaatcatgttaaacaccgttattgcacacagtgagtccatacaacttattaaGTACTGGAACGTATTTAgccttgtcataacaaaggggttgaatacttattagctcaagacatttcagcttttccaatttttacatttctaaaaacataattccactttgacattatggggtattgtgtgtaggccattgaCAAAAAATCCACATTTAttccattttaaatgcaggctgtaacacaccaaaatgtgaaaaaggtcaaggagtaggaatactttctgaaggcactgtatgtgtgtgtataccaaTATATAGAGATTTTTATCTGGTATTATTTCTGATACTGGGTCTGTCTTTAGTCACTTGATATCCAAATGTGGTCTTAATAATGGTTTAAAGAGTGTTAGTAGAGCATCTGATTGGTTGATTATTTAATGCCTTGTTCTTATTGATGTTTCATTGGTCCGTAGGCTACGGCAACCAATCAAGCTTCAGCATGTACGGGAACGCCTCCTCCCAGGGCTACGGGGCGGCTGCTTCTCCCCAGACCCAGCAGACCTCCTACCCCACGGGATACGGAAACATGAACTATCAGTACAAATAGGAGGtatcacacacacatccctctcaAGCCCCCCACCAACCCTCTAAAGCCTTCCCCCAGAGGAAAAGAAGACCCTCATGTCTTTCTCTACTTTCATTATattgatctaaaattgattaatccTAAACCCTCAGTCATTTTCACCATCACTTTATTTCCTAAACCAGACTATCCATTTCTTTATTTACCATGTGGTAAATGTAACCTAAATGTGTCTAACAAGTAGTTCAGTTCTGTATAGGGATTACAAAAAGGAAATAATAATAGCGCTTTCGGAATGATGCTATCTTGGGTCATATACTTCTTGTTTTGTTCAagtcttcttcttttttttcaataaaaaaaatgtacacttTGTTTTTCTGTTGGCAAGCCACCTGAGGTTGAATGTGAATGTAAACGGAGAATCTGTTCTTAGTCTTTAAAATGTCTGTTTCAAAGACTTgttttctttccatttttaatttGAATCACTATTTTATGTTTTAATTGTTATTATATTAACCAGCAGTGTGGTAAAAAAACAAATCAGTTGACAGTAACTTGGATTTGTATGTGAAAGAGCAATGGAAATGTGTTAATTGCTGTTTCATTGTAAGGTTTCGGTAAAAGGCTTGTATCTGGTTGTTTGTAAGAATAAATTACTTTTATTTTGGAGCAGTGTCATACTTTACATACACTGACCACTGTTTTctagacctgggtttaaatactatttgaaataatttcaaatacttttatctgtgcttgattgaactTGCCTGTTGCAATGCAAACAATAGaaaagtcccaaaagtgcaaactcaAACTCCCGGCAGCCTAAAGAAAAcgttcaaagtatttgaaaggtaTCAAGTAGTTATTGAACCCAGGTATACTGTGTTTAGGCTTCTTCTCCACATGGCAACCGATCCCCTGACATGTTTTCATGCTGCGGGCCAACATGTTATTTATTACTATTAGTTCTGTATTGAATATAGACTAAATCCTATAGTTGACCTGACTGGCAGTGGTTACATTTTAAATGCCTAGAAAGACTATGTAGCTAGCTCATCTTGAGCATCACTTTAAAATCCCAGGGATGTTCCTCACAAGTAACATTATGATGCAGATCATGGCTCATGCATTGGGAGCCAATGGCCCAAATGCTTTCTCTGAAGGTATGCTATGCTTTAGTTTCTACTTAGCCAATAACCACTGAATGCACTTCCTCATTGTGGTTCTAGAGCCTGGCCTACCATAccccactgtatgtactgtagctagaaGAGTTTATTTGCAACTTACAACTCAGTTAATTGAGAACGTCTGCTTGTTAATCATTCAAAAACCAGATgacataaatggaaaaacatcCATTGTGGTGTAGATTTTACATGTAAATATAGCCCCATATACATGCAATACAGTTTTATTCACAGCTTTTCCCCACAATTCCGATTAACCTCCATACATTATCTCTGTCCTGTTCCACTActacaggggtgtcaaactcattccatgaagtctgctgttttttttgtttgtttaagaCCAGGCTAACCAGGAGAGGGTCGTTCCTTattaattagtgaccttaattcatcaatcaagtaaaAGGGAGGAACAAAAACGCACAGCCTTCCATGGAATACGtttgaccagagaggaagaggcaacgCGAGAGGGATTACGGCCCAAAATCTGTTTTCTCCATCAGGTGGCGTTTTTTTCGCTCGCCAAgcgagtgtcgaatttggttaacaaaaaatgtaatggcttATTTACTACGTGTGGCTTATTTGATCTAATGTACATTttgtaatgcttaggttgttctgatctactgatataagtaggataGGTAACATCCCGgcaaatttgagaaaaaacactattGGAGTTTATCAAATGGATCAATCACTCGCCACCAGCATTTTCTATTGAACTGTGATCGTGTCTGCTGCAAACATGGAGACCTCATAAGTCCCTCTGTGTTCCACAGCTGTGATTGGATAAGTTTAAAGTAGCATTGAAAAATAGTCATCAATATAGATACCTATCTATACAATGCTgctatatatgtgtgtatatatagatagAACCAGTcgacagtttggacacacctactcattcaagtgtttttctttatttactattttctacatagtagaataatagtaaagacaaaactatgaaataacacatggaatcatgtagtaaccaaaaaagtgttaaacaaatttttCAAAAGaatatgtgagattcttcaaagtagccaccctttgccttgaagacagctttgcacacttggcattctctcaaccagcttcattagggcaaagggtggctactttgaagaatctcaaatataaaatatattttgatttaacactttttgttactacatgattccatatgtgttatttcatagttttgatgtcttcactattattctacaatgtaaaaataaagaaaaccctggaatttgtaggtgtgtccaaacacattagctagaatggtcccacctgatcttgcctcctcccttccctttttgaagacatttattttcattgttagagtggccaattgagtatctggtcaatataatggataatctgtggTTTGACACGTGTACTGTTAGATCATTGATGTGCAGCTCCTTTGACCTCAGGACCTCTCAGGTCATGTTTCTGAGAATCTGCCCATACATTGACAGATGAGTGAATATGGCAAGGTCACACAATGCTGCTAGGTGGGGCCTGGTGGGGTCATAGAGGTAAATGTACAGTAGTAAACAGTGAAGTGAAACTAGCTGTTATTTATAAGTAAACtacttttttttgcaaacatGATGGGGGGGCATTCCAAGAAAAGGAAGAAGACCCCTTGCTCAAAAGCAATCCATCAAGCCTTCAAGATACTGGTGAAGAGAGGATAAGGAGAGATAGAGTAaacagaggagagaaaaaaaaagtttgaGAGACAGAAAAGGAGAAACGCTGATTAACACTGAGGTGGAAAATGTGGAGTCTGACCATTAGCTTTTATAACCAATGTCAGTCACATGCTGCTAGCACTCCTTCTCTGGTCCCAAGACTGACTCAGGGTCAAGGGTGTGAGCAACTGTCATGCTCCAGTGGCATGGTCGTAGTCTGGGCTTGATCACAGACTGGCCTGGGGTTGTGGGTGGGGCTTTGGGGTGGGGCGGGGCTGGCCCTGGGGTTACCTTGGTTCtatcaggacagacagacaggcaggagcTGATAAAAGAGGAGTGGAGACTGAATAGACAGATGAGTGTTGGCCCGGCTGCAGTAGGACACTCAGGACAACGCACTACCATCACTTATCACAGTGAGTGTATTTACATGACATTCTTATCAACCTGTAGGTTATCAGTGTAGGAGAAACAGCACTTTCAGGTTTTTTTCATATTAAATAAGGCTGGCTATTTGTTTTTTGCTAAATAGATCTGCATTTTCTGTTTTTACTCTGTGTAAAGTTGACTGCTCTGTATTTGGGGTTTGGAGAAGCTGTTCTGTAGGTGAGATATAGGTTATTTAAAATAGTTTGTTAGGTACAAAACTTCTGCTATATTAATTCTTTGACACTTCTAATGCAACGGGCATGAGAGAGATGAGATCACGAGTCATGACCCTTCCCTGGGTCACGGTTCGACAGGATACAGCTTATGTCAAATTGAATTCAAAAGTTGAATTTGTtaccattttagctaaccctaacattaacctaattatcctaaccggCTACGAATGGTCAACTCTGACAAGCTGTATTACGATCTTCCCTGCCACAGTGGTATTAGAACTCTGATTGGCAACAGCGAGTCCCAGCTGGGATTGGTCAACTCACTAAACAATCAATAAGCTGCCATTTTGGACTTACAAGAAGTGGTGCTTGCTCTGGGGAAGATGGAGAATTGAGTCTGTCAACACATGATGCGAGAGCCTTTTGTTACTTGTGGTAGTTTTGGTTTCTTAGTTAGTGCAATGTAAGGTTATTGCTCGTGCTGAGTTGGCAGTGTTTGCATGTTTCAGTTTCAATCtgtagtttttgctttgtcagggAAAATGCTACAAAGTGCCATATCAGGGTATTTTCAGTTCTTCTGTAGTCCTAACATTGGACTTGGATTTTGTCAAATAAAACCAAAGCAAGTTATCATGACTTGTTTTTGTCCTTCAGATGGCCCTTCCCCTGTTCACCCTCCTGCTGACTGCCCTCCCTGTGGTCCACTGCCTCCCCACTGCCTTCCAGGACCTGGAGCAAAGCAGCAGTATGTACATTTTCAACAGTGGCAGGAGGTGTCATAGTAGGACGGTCTcatgtaatggctggaatggaataaatgggaTCATACATATGGAAAACCCATGTTTGACTcggttccattgattccattccagacattacaatgagcccatcctcctatagcacCTCCCACCAGTCTCCACTGCTTTTCAGTTATACTTCCACTGACTCATCCCATTTGGCTACAAATCAATCTGTTAtagtaagttgtgtgtgtgtgtatatacactacattGTCTGAGACGCTATGCGTTTGCTGGAGGATGTAATGGGTTTGATTCCTGCATGGGCCTCATACACTTGAACTGTACATTTCTTTGGTtaaaagtgtctgttaaatggcTATAATACTACATGTATGGTGGTGGTTTCTCCCCCAGAGAACCAAACGTCCATCCGGTTCCTGGCTCTGGGGGACTGGGGCGGGGTGCCCTACCCTCCCTACATCACACCAGTGGAGAAGGCTACAGCCTGGGAGATGGGCAAGATAGCAGAGCAGATGGGTGCAGACTTTGTTCTGGCCCTGGGTGATAACTTCTACTACTCTGGAGTGAATAGTGCAGATTCTCCAAGATTCCAGGTCAGTTGTTAAGCAGAGTTACTCCAGCTATGGCAAAATGGATCAAATATCTGTACTTTCTTTGCTGTGAATGTTTTTCTGATCCTAATGGTTAGTTGCTGTGTCTGTTACGTCTTGAGGAATTTTAAATGTGTACGGTTTGAAAACAGAATGGGAATGTGCTTGTTTATCAATCTGTCTAAAATTACCTCTGCCCTCTCAGGATACCTTTGAGCGCGTGTACACGGCTGACTCTCTCAACATTCCCTGGTACATCCTGGCTGGAAACCACGACCATGCGGGCAACGTCAAGGCTCAGATCGACTACAGCCGCAAGTCTGACAGATGGTAAGAAATGGACACTTAGACCAGAGACAGAGGTGAGATATCTCACTCGCTCCTCTTTTCTGGTTCATGAACTAAGCAAGCAAGACCCAGCTGATAATGCATTGGTGCCTATGGGACAGCCACCCCTTCAGCAGAACGGAACTGTGACCCTTTTTTCAATGGTAAACCACCGGAGTGggacatcttcatttatccactGTCTTTGCTTAGACCTTATGCAAGTCTTTGACAGTATAAAACCTTCTTTAAAAGTTTTCCgtatctctgttcatcatatatgttGTATCATGCAGCAGAATCAGTCTTTTCACTGCATAATcctagtctgcatcccaaatgtctaAAATAGTACACTATAttgggattagggtgccatttgggatgcagacctttTCACTGAACTGTTTCGATCTTAACCTTCATTGAGCAGTCTTCATTGTGCCTCAATTCCCCCCTCAGGCGGTTCCCTCACTACTACTACGAGCTGAACTTCCGTATCCCCAACACCAAGCACACTCTGAGCATCATGATGCTGGATACAGTGATGCTGTGTGGTAACTCTGACGACTACGTTGATGAGAAGCCCCGCGGACCACTGAGCACCATTGAGGCCAACCGACAGGTACACAGATTATTCTGGGCTTTGTTAAATAATGTTTTTGGCTTGAACTTTTAAAGTGACTTTAAGATTTGAGATTCTATTGACTTTCTTTGTTCCACTGACCCTGTCAACCTGACCATTGTTGCAACTGGATGTACTTTTGACATTTGTTATTCTTCTCTTGTCCTTATGGTTAATTAATTGCAACTGCTGACAAATTCTCCATCAGAAATtcaaaaaaacaatgtaataGAGGAAATTATCAATAACTAAGTCTTAATTTACTGCATCCACCTACCAGCTGACCTGGCTGCAACAGAGGATGGCCCGGTCCAAGGCTGACTTCCTGCTTGTGGCTGGTCACTACCCGGTGTGGTCAGTGTCCGAGCACGGCCCAACAGAGTGCCTCCTGAAGAGACTACGCCCCCTTCTGGTCAAACACAAGGCCACTGCATACTTCTGTGGTCACGACCACAACCTGCAGGTTTGTGGAGGTTTTGAAACTTAATTTCGCATAGTCTTCTCTTAAACTACTAGTGGTGTAACCAACTATTCTATCAACCAGAAGTTGCTGTTAGATAAAGGAAGGCCATATGGAAGATTGTTTACTTTAGCATGTCACTTTAGCATTCTCGATTTATTGATGGATAATGTTAAAACGCCTTCGGGATCGGTgacccttccacgggacggttgcgctaacgtaggctaatgcgattagcaagaggttgtaagtaacaagaacatttcccaggacatagacatctgatattggcagaaagcttacatttttgttaatctaactgcactgtccaatttacagtagctattacagtgaaagaataccatgctgtttgagtgcacaattatgaacatgAAGTTATTAATAAAAGAATTATACACATttaggcagtcttgatacaaaactctgaacagaaatgcaatggttcattggatcagtctaaaactttgcacatacactgctgccatctagtgacaaatctaaattgcacctgggctggaaaaaTACATTATTGCCTTgcttttgcatttcaaagatgaaggTACAAAAGAATGGttggtttttttctttgtattatctttcaccaggtctattgtgttatattctcctagattcctttcacatttccacaaacttcagtgtttcctttcaaatggtaccaataatatgtatccttgcttcagggcctgagctacaggaggtttgatttgggtgtcattttaagtgaaaattgaaaaaaaggggtggatccttaaTAAGAGGTTCTTAAGTTGCATCATGGTATCATTTGGAATGGCAAACTGTAGAACATTTTTCAACACAATTAAAAAATCTTTTCAGGTAGTGGCTCTTTTTGAAAATGTTTGCGCTCTGCCAAACATGACCCTGACTGATTTTCCCCTCTCCCTATTCTCTCCTCAGTACCTGAAGGAGTCTGGTGTGGGCTATGTAGTGAGCGGTGCCGGTAACTTCCTGGACCCAGACACGCGTCACTGGCACCATGTCCCCAAAGACACCCTCAAGTTTTTTACAGGCCAGGCTTCTACCCTGGGAGGCTTTGTCCACGGAGAGGTCAGTCATAAATGGAATTGTCCATTCTAGTGTTTTATTGAATTGTCTGTATACTGTTTGTGGTTTTGATACTTGTAGATGGACTTTAGATGTGTTACATGGCAGCCTAGTCTCTGGtcaatagtgcactacatggggaatggggtgccatttgacGTACATTTGCCGTTCCCTGAGGGatcaataaagttgtattgtattgaAGGTAACCAAGGACAAGATGACCCTCACCTTTATCCAGGCTAAAGGGACGTCTCTGTACCGCACTGTCTTGCCACGCAGGGACATCGACGATGACCAAAATGGCAGCGATGAGGAGGACAAGGATTAGCCCTAGTGGAAGAGATGACGAAATAAACGGTCACAATTGACGTGTATATATGACCTAGCCCTTAAATTAAGGACTACATTGATTTATTTTACAATACTTCTACTTTAGCAGTTAAATTCTGTCAAAGTACAATTTACTCAAATGTAGTCCTTCGTAAGGGCTAGATATTGACCATGAACAATAGGATGGATGGCTGAGGTGTGGATACAAGACTGGCAGTTATTATAGCTTATGTTGGATGGATGATTtcaggttgagtttttagaaaacaACCTTGGCATTATGAGTTGGCCTAAATGTAGCATAaaggaaaataatgtattttaataaataatgaaagtattttttttttttaaatgaaatgtaagATTTTTTTGTGTTCATTTAACGAATAAATAACTTTTTGGATTTGTTTTCCTGTCATTTGTACATATTGATGCCAATCTGTTAGATATTTCAGGGCTTGCTATATTGGGCCTCAGCATTAGCCCATTACATTGGAGTTGAAGGACCAAGTCATCTATTTGTCCTTGTACATGCTGCCCTCTGGTGATTAGGCTATTTCACTGCACCGCTAGTTAAGAAACATTGACGAAGCATATTCCAGTGTCCTAAATGAATTGACTCAAAGGCCAGGCTCTGACAAGGGTTGATGACTGTAATAACTCAACTGAAGGGTGTTCACTAAGTCCAAACGTCATGGTCAAATTGGTCTTAGGTAGTTGGACAGCTTGACGTCTGTCCACTTTTTCAAACATTTGCTGTATTTAGATCTAAAATACATGCCCCAGTCTCGCCATGATCCCCTGAACCCACTGGCTGTAGGGAGCAGAGGTGGTTGTGTTGCAGTTAGGGTGAGTGCTGCTGACCATGCTCTTTTTAAAGATGGTGGGTAAATGATGTCCCGCTGACGCTGTCTTAATATGGAACAAAATGGTCAGTTACTGTCCGCTTAAGGTGGCGCTCCCATACTGTAGGTACCAATGCATTAGcgtctgggtctggtctgctttAGTTCATTGACTGCATATGAACCAGATAAAATGAGGGAGTAGGCTGTCTGGTTGTGCTGCTGACCATGCACTTTTGTCCGTTGGTGGAGAAAGCCTCTGGTCTGCTGCCAATAGAAGACCAATAGGGATCAGGGCTGAATGGTGTTGGCACTGTCAAGACCCACCAATAGGATTGAACTCAAACACACCCTACCAGTATTGTCCTAGGTTGATGTCAATGCATGTTGCGTGAGGTAGTGTGAGGTAGCCTACAATACCTTGCCAACATCTTATCCTTGGCCACATTGCACAATCCATTTGTTATTTACCAATGTATGCATGCAAATCATGAAGTACACTAGAACATAATTGTTAGAGTTTAAATATAAGCCAATTGTGTAGTAGCCAGGCAGGCCCGGATCATCCAGTTGCAATCGTCACGGTACAGTAGGGAGCTGAGCTTAGTTGACCTGAGAGCAGGACAGGGACAGAACGGGATAGGGCCAGAGACTTACCGAGAACAGGTCATGTAGCCAGATGGCCGAGTCAGTCACACCATGGAACCAGGTCCTCTTAGCATGGGGTAAAAACCTTAAAGTGGAATTCCACtccaaaattatatatatttttttcattagtccactgttgattcagtcccaaaatgttttgcatgtcagcagtcaagtttaaATACCAAACAAGAGTTGAGTGATATTCCCAATTAAGGGTCATGGGTAGGGTTGGTTACAACATTGTTTCGACTAAATCGAGATGTCTAAATTGTTAATGTAATTAATGAATAGATACATGAATTACATATATTTCTACCTGACTTTGTAGCCCTTGTGAAACACTATTAGATACTGtagcatgtttttttttacctttatttaactaggcaagtcagttaaaaacaaattattattttcaatgatggcctaggaacagtgggttaactgccttgttcaggggcagaacgacagatttttaccttgtcagctcagggattcgatcttacaacctttcggttactagtccaacgctctaaccactaggctacctgccaccccttatATTGTTAGACACTAGCACGTTTACATTATTAGGTACTGTAGCACGTTTACATTATTAGGTACTGTAGCACGTTTACATTATTAGGTACTGTAGCACGTTTACATTATTAGGTACTGTAGCATGTTTACATTATTAGGTACTGTAGCATGTTTACATTATTAGGTACTGTAGCATGTTTACATTATTAGGTACTGTAGCACGTTTACATTATTAGGTACTGTAGCATGTTTACATTATTAGGTACTGTAGCACGTTTACATTATTAGGTACTGTAGCACGTTTACATTATTAGGTACTGTAGCATGTTTACATTATTAGGTACTGTAGCACGTTTACATTATTAGGTACTGTAGCACGTTTACATTATTAGGTACTGTAGGACATTTACATTATTAGGTACTGTAGCACGTTTACATTATTAGGTACTGTAGAATGTTTACATTATTAGGTACTGTAGCACGTTTACATTATTAGGTACTGTAGCACGTTTACATTATTAGGTACTGTAGAATGTTTACATTATTAGGTACTGTAGCATGTTTACATTATTAGGTACTGTAGCATGTTTACATTGTTAGACACTAGCATGCTTACATTAGGTACTGTAGCATGTTACCATTATTAGATACAGTAGCATGTTTACATTATTAGATCATGTAGCATGTTTACAATATTAGGTACTATAGCATGTTTACATTATTAGATACAGTAGCATGTTTACATTATTAGATCATGTAGCATGTTTACATTATTAGATACTGAGGCATGTTTACTGCAACGCCATGAAACTTTCTCTCTTCTAGCATTATGTTAACTGCAACATTATGAAGACATTTCATTACCCATATAGCTGAGGATAAAAACCAATTGTCTACACACAATGTTCCCTCAAACCAGCTGTGCTTTTTGTATAATTTGGCAGTCACTGTCTCCCTACAATAGTTAAATCACAGCACAACTTTGCATGCACCATCACAGGTGTAGAAAAATGTGAATCCTCCAGTTTGGCCAAACCTGCCAGTCACTACAATATCCCTACAATGTCCCAAACTGCAGGGAGCGGTAATCCACTCGTCACATGTTCCAATCTCCAATCCGTTTAAGGATTATCCCAAAATGTCCTCTACCGCACTGGTTATACTGTATCTCTACCTAGCAGGCCTATTCTCCCACTGTGGACTGACATCAGGGCCTGATCTTTATTGGATAACCAAGTTAAACATTAATTTTCCTTGTATAAACACGTTTATGAGTGGTTCAAAATCCAGTAAGACTGTCTCTCGCACATTGACATTCTAGAAACTTGACATAAAAATTCTAGAGTCAGTTCTAGAACATTCAAGTG
Protein-coding regions in this window:
- the LOC115147335 gene encoding tartrate-resistant acid phosphatase type 5 gives rise to the protein MALPLFTLLLTALPVVHCLPTAFQDLEQSSKNQTSIRFLALGDWGGVPYPPYITPVEKATAWEMGKIAEQMGADFVLALGDNFYYSGVNSADSPRFQDTFERVYTADSLNIPWYILAGNHDHAGNVKAQIDYSRKSDRWRFPHYYYELNFRIPNTKHTLSIMMLDTVMLCGNSDDYVDEKPRGPLSTIEANRQLTWLQQRMARSKADFLLVAGHYPVWSVSEHGPTECLLKRLRPLLVKHKATAYFCGHDHNLQYLKESGVGYVVSGAGNFLDPDTRHWHHVPKDTLKFFTGQASTLGGFVHGEVTKDKMTLTFIQAKGTSLYRTVLPRRDIDDDQNGSDEEDKD